The Macaca fascicularis isolate 582-1 chromosome 12, T2T-MFA8v1.1 genome has a segment encoding these proteins:
- the KCNJ3 gene encoding G protein-activated inward rectifier potassium channel 1 isoform X2, with protein sequence MSALRRKFGDDYQVVTTSSSGSGLQPQGPGQDPQQQLVPKKKRQRFVDKNGRCNVQHGNLGSETSRYLSDLFTTLVDLKWRWNLFIFILTYTVAWLFMASMWWVIAYTRGDLNKAHVGNYTPCVANVYNFPSAFLFFIETEATIGYGYRYITDKCPEGIILFLFQSILGSIVDAFLIGCMFIKMSQPKKRAETLMFSEHAVISMRDGKLTLMFRVGNLRNSHMVSAQIRCKLLKSRQTPEGEFLPLDQLELDVGFSTGADQLFLVSPLTICHVIDAKSPFYDLSQRSMQTEQFEIVVILEGIVETTGLSILWIISNNQG encoded by the exons ATGTCTGCACTCCGAAGGAAATTTGGGGACGATTACCAGGTAGTGACCACATCGTCCAGCGGCTCGGGCTTGCAGCCCCAGGGTCCAGGCCAGGACCCTCAGCAGCAGCTTGTGCCCAAGAAGAAGCGGCAGCGGTTCGTGGACAAGAACGGCCGGTGCAATGTACAGCACGGCAACCTGGGCAGCGAGACGAGCCGCTACCTCTCGGACCTCTTCACCACGCTGGTGGACCTCAAGTGGCGCTGGAACCTCTTCATCTTCATTCTCACCTACACCGTGGCCTGGCTCTTCATGGCATCCATGTGGTGGGTGATCGCCTACACTCGGGGCGACCTGAACAAAGCCCACGTCGGTAACTACACGCCTTGCGTGGCCAATGTCTATAActtcccttctgccttcctcttcttcatTGAAACCGAGGCCACCATCGGCTATGGCTACCGATACATCACAGACAAGTGCCCCGAGGGCatcatcctcttcctcttccagtcCATCCTGGGCTCCATCGTGGACGCCTTCCTCATCGGCTGCATGTTCATCAAGATGTCCCAGCCTAAGAAGCGCGCCGAGACCCTCATGTTCAGCGAGCACGCGGTGATCTCCATGAGGGACGGAAAACTCACGCTTATGTTCCGGGTGGGCAACCTGCGCAACAGCCACATGGTCTCCGCGCAGATCCGCTGCAAGCTGCTCAAA TCTCGGCAGACACCTGAGGGTGAGTTCCTTCCCCTTGACCAACTTGAACTGGATGTAGGTTTTAGTACAGGGGCAGATCAACTTTTTCTTGTGTCCCCCCTCACAATTTGCCACGTGATCGATGCCAAAAGCCCCTTTTATGACCTATCCCAGCGAAGCATGCAAACTGAACAGTTCGAGATTGTCGTCATCCTAGAAGGCATTGTGGAAACAACTG
- the KCNJ3 gene encoding G protein-activated inward rectifier potassium channel 1 isoform X3, whose protein sequence is MSALRRKFGDDYQVVTTSSSGSGLQPQGPGQDPQQQLVPKKKRQRFVDKNGRCNVQHGNLGSETSRYLSDLFTTLVDLKWRWNLFIFILTYTVAWLFMASMWWVIAYTRGDLNKAHVGNYTPCVANVYNFPSAFLFFIETEATIGYGYRYITDKCPEGIILFLFQSILGSIVDAFLIGCMFIKMSQPKKRAETLMFSEHAVISMRDGKLTLMFRVGNLRNSHMVSAQIRCKLLKG, encoded by the coding sequence ATGTCTGCACTCCGAAGGAAATTTGGGGACGATTACCAGGTAGTGACCACATCGTCCAGCGGCTCGGGCTTGCAGCCCCAGGGTCCAGGCCAGGACCCTCAGCAGCAGCTTGTGCCCAAGAAGAAGCGGCAGCGGTTCGTGGACAAGAACGGCCGGTGCAATGTACAGCACGGCAACCTGGGCAGCGAGACGAGCCGCTACCTCTCGGACCTCTTCACCACGCTGGTGGACCTCAAGTGGCGCTGGAACCTCTTCATCTTCATTCTCACCTACACCGTGGCCTGGCTCTTCATGGCATCCATGTGGTGGGTGATCGCCTACACTCGGGGCGACCTGAACAAAGCCCACGTCGGTAACTACACGCCTTGCGTGGCCAATGTCTATAActtcccttctgccttcctcttcttcatTGAAACCGAGGCCACCATCGGCTATGGCTACCGATACATCACAGACAAGTGCCCCGAGGGCatcatcctcttcctcttccagtcCATCCTGGGCTCCATCGTGGACGCCTTCCTCATCGGCTGCATGTTCATCAAGATGTCCCAGCCTAAGAAGCGCGCCGAGACCCTCATGTTCAGCGAGCACGCGGTGATCTCCATGAGGGACGGAAAACTCACGCTTATGTTCCGGGTGGGCAACCTGCGCAACAGCCACATGGTCTCCGCGCAGATCCGCTGCAAGCTGCTCAAA